A single window of Candidatus Methylomirabilota bacterium DNA harbors:
- the atpD gene encoding F0F1 ATP synthase subunit beta, producing MSQGKIVQVIGPVVDVEFEPGKLPAIYNALEVPNAGSTDVFAYSAKLVLEVALHLGEGRVRAVAMAATDGLTRGMPVNDTGQPITIPVGKETLGRIINITGEAVDKAGPLTATKTLPIHRPAPSFEQQSTKVEMFETGIKVVDLLEPYTKGGKTGLFGGAGVGKTIIIMELINNIAKQHGGISVFAGVGERTREGNDLYHEMKESGVIEKTALIFGQMTEPPGSRLRVALTGVTSAEYFRDEEGQDVLLFIDNIFRFTQAGSEVSALLGRMPSAVGYQPTLGTEMGALQERITSTKKGSITSVQAIYVPADDITDPAPAAAFAHLDATTVLSRQIAELGIYPAVDPLASTSRILDPVILGAEHYAIARAVQSILQRYKDLQDIIAILGMEELSDEDKLTVSRARKIQRFLSQPLHVAEAFTGQPGRYVKLADTIQGFKEIVDGLCDDLPEQAFYLVGGIEEAREKARKMAEVK from the coding sequence ATGAGCCAAGGCAAGATCGTCCAGGTCATCGGCCCGGTGGTCGACGTCGAGTTCGAGCCCGGCAAGCTGCCGGCCATCTACAACGCGCTCGAGGTGCCCAATGCGGGCAGCACCGACGTCTTCGCATACTCGGCCAAGCTCGTTCTCGAGGTGGCGCTGCACCTGGGCGAAGGCCGTGTTCGCGCCGTCGCCATGGCGGCGACAGACGGGCTGACGCGCGGTATGCCGGTCAACGACACGGGGCAGCCGATCACGATTCCCGTGGGCAAGGAGACGCTCGGCCGGATCATCAACATCACGGGTGAAGCCGTGGACAAGGCCGGGCCGCTCACGGCGACCAAGACGCTGCCGATCCACCGGCCGGCGCCCTCGTTCGAGCAGCAGTCGACCAAGGTCGAGATGTTCGAGACCGGCATCAAGGTCGTGGACTTGCTCGAGCCGTACACGAAGGGCGGTAAGACGGGCCTCTTCGGCGGCGCCGGCGTCGGCAAGACGATCATCATCATGGAGCTCATCAACAACATCGCGAAACAGCACGGCGGCATCTCGGTCTTCGCCGGGGTAGGGGAGCGCACCCGCGAGGGTAACGACCTCTATCACGAGATGAAGGAATCGGGTGTCATCGAGAAGACGGCGCTCATTTTTGGCCAGATGACCGAGCCGCCCGGCTCGCGCCTGCGCGTGGCGCTCACCGGCGTGACATCTGCCGAGTACTTCCGCGACGAGGAGGGGCAGGACGTCCTCCTCTTCATCGACAACATCTTTCGCTTCACCCAGGCGGGCTCCGAAGTCTCCGCGCTCCTCGGCCGCATGCCCTCGGCCGTCGGCTACCAGCCGACCCTCGGCACCGAGATGGGCGCGCTCCAGGAGCGGATCACGTCGACCAAGAAGGGCTCCATCACCTCGGTGCAGGCGATCTACGTGCCGGCCGACGACATCACCGACCCGGCGCCCGCGGCGGCGTTCGCCCACCTGGACGCGACGACGGTGCTCTCGCGCCAGATCGCCGAGCTGGGGATCTACCCCGCGGTCGATCCGCTGGCCTCGACCTCGCGGATCCTCGACCCGGTCATCCTGGGCGCCGAGCACTACGCAATCGCCCGCGCCGTGCAGTCGATACTCCAGCGCTACAAGGACCTCCAGGACATCATCGCCATCCTCGGCATGGAAGAGCTCTCCGACGAGGACAAGCTCACCGTGTCGCGCGCCCGCAAGATCCAGCGCTTCCTCTCGCAGCCCTTGCACGTGGCCGAGGCTTTCACCGGCCAGCCGGGGCGCTACGTCAAGCTCGCCGACACGATCCAGGGCTTCAAGGAGATCGTGGACGGCCTCTGCGACGACCTGCCCGAGCAGGCCTTCTACCTGGTCGGCGGCATCGAGGAAGCGCGCGAGAAGGCCCGCAAGATGGCCGAAGTAAAATGA
- a CDS encoding F0F1 ATP synthase subunit epsilon, giving the protein MLFELATPTRMLVTAEVDEVVAPGVEGYFGVLPGHAAFLTTLAPGEVVYRSGQQEHHLSVAGGFAEVRPERVIILAEHAERPEEIDRERAERARQRAEMRLQGKGPDGSAAEIDFARALAALARALTRLLVASRSSQPQ; this is encoded by the coding sequence ATGCTCTTCGAGCTTGCGACTCCGACGCGGATGCTCGTCACCGCCGAGGTTGACGAGGTTGTCGCGCCCGGCGTCGAGGGTTACTTTGGCGTCCTGCCCGGGCACGCGGCCTTCCTGACCACCCTGGCTCCCGGAGAGGTGGTCTATCGCAGCGGCCAGCAAGAGCACCACCTGTCCGTGGCGGGCGGGTTCGCCGAGGTGCGCCCCGAGCGCGTGATTATCCTGGCCGAGCACGCGGAGCGGCCGGAGGAGATCGACCGGGAGCGTGCCGAGCGCGCCCGCCAGCGCGCCGAGATGCGCCTGCAGGGCAAGGGCCCCGACGGCTCTGCGGCGGAGATCGATTTCGCCCGCGCGCTGGCGGCCCTGGCCCGCGCCCTGACGCGCCTGCTCGTGGCTTCGCGCTCCTCCCAGCCGCAGTAG
- a CDS encoding response regulator yields MACRSQFNAAMTTILVVDDEPSIVELVRFTLEDADVRVVEASDGAEALILARRIKPDLVFLDVQMPRLDGLEVCRQLRREPAFARTPIIMLTAAGQQADRTRGLGAGADEYLTKPFSPLALLALVEALLPETRSWRPT; encoded by the coding sequence ATGGCATGCCGCTCGCAGTTCAACGCGGCCATGACGACCATCCTGGTAGTGGACGACGAGCCCTCCATCGTGGAACTGGTGCGCTTTACGCTCGAAGACGCCGACGTACGGGTGGTCGAGGCCTCGGACGGCGCCGAGGCGCTCATCCTCGCGCGCCGGATCAAGCCGGACCTGGTGTTCCTCGACGTGCAGATGCCGCGGCTCGACGGCCTCGAGGTATGCCGGCAGCTCAGGCGTGAGCCCGCCTTCGCGCGCACGCCCATCATCATGCTCACGGCCGCCGGCCAGCAGGCAGACCGAACCCGCGGCCTCGGCGCCGGCGCCGACGAATACCTGACCAAGCCGTTCTCGCCGCTGGCGCTCCTGGCTCTCGTCGAGGCGCTGCTGCCGGAGACGCGGTCGTGGCGGCCGACGTAG
- a CDS encoding HD-GYP domain-containing protein, with amino-acid sequence MAADVALSQALAYARDLKNLYEVARVREEETVRAHDKLRAAYQQSLAYAVDLKKTHRRLQRSILQSLLGLANALEAKDEYTRGHSDRVAALARRLALEAGLTVRQAEVIAQSGLLHDLGKIGVPEQILRKPGPLSEEEWAVMRRHPLTGSQIVAPLESFAEGALIVRHHHEREDGSGYPDGLSGETIPLGARVVAVVDVYDALTSKRPYRRALTHAEALERLAAEAGRTLDARLTRLFIDMVAHAPPDWPVRD; translated from the coding sequence GTGGCGGCCGACGTAGCGCTGTCGCAGGCCCTGGCCTACGCGCGCGACCTCAAGAATCTCTACGAGGTGGCGCGGGTGCGCGAGGAGGAGACGGTGCGCGCCCACGACAAGCTCCGCGCCGCCTACCAGCAGTCGCTCGCCTACGCCGTCGATCTCAAGAAGACCCACCGGCGGCTGCAGCGTTCCATCCTCCAAAGCCTGCTCGGGCTGGCCAACGCGCTCGAGGCCAAGGACGAGTACACGCGCGGACACTCGGACCGCGTGGCGGCGCTGGCGCGCCGGCTCGCGCTCGAAGCGGGGTTGACCGTGCGGCAGGCGGAAGTGATCGCCCAGTCCGGTCTGCTCCACGACCTGGGCAAGATCGGCGTGCCGGAGCAAATCCTCAGGAAACCCGGGCCACTCTCCGAGGAGGAATGGGCCGTCATGCGGCGGCACCCGCTCACGGGATCCCAGATCGTGGCGCCGCTCGAGTCCTTCGCGGAGGGTGCCCTCATCGTCCGCCATCACCACGAGCGCGAGGACGGCAGCGGCTATCCCGACGGGCTTTCCGGCGAGACGATACCCCTCGGCGCGCGCGTTGTCGCCGTGGTCGACGTCTACGACGCGCTTACTTCCAAGCGGCCGTACCGGCGCGCCCTGACGCACGCCGAGGCCCTCGAGCGGCTCGCGGCCGAGGCGGGGCGTACGCTCGACGCCCGGCTCACGAGGCTCTTCATCGACATGGTCGCTCATGCGCCTCCTGACTGGCCCGTTCGAGACTGA
- a CDS encoding CPBP family glutamic-type intramembrane protease, translated as MRLLTGPFETERAARAPSIARPLAVVAATAALGAGAGLAAETGLGAAGGIGHALASASLHAGFLAAGWVVALDGREGWRGPALREAAALVLAALAARVSLAGALAYLLVPLVLARDAGAWRRSLERIGWRLPCAPRAILLGTAAGTFLGLHLLIAASLTLGYAVSVPDGGRYLTALAYDVGVNALTAEWLFRGAIFSALWRRWSFWPAAVVSTACALVRYLLDPALPQAIEAMAGATFYLSLLGLACCALRAWSGSLVPGYFATVAFFAAYRTLFV; from the coding sequence ATGCGCCTCCTGACTGGCCCGTTCGAGACTGAGCGCGCGGCGCGCGCGCCGTCGATCGCGCGCCCGCTCGCCGTGGTCGCCGCCACGGCGGCGCTGGGCGCAGGCGCGGGCCTGGCGGCCGAGACTGGGCTTGGCGCGGCGGGCGGGATCGGCCATGCGCTCGCCAGCGCGTCGCTTCATGCGGGATTTCTCGCCGCCGGGTGGGTGGTGGCACTCGACGGACGGGAGGGCTGGCGCGGACCGGCGCTCCGCGAGGCGGCGGCGCTCGTCCTGGCCGCGCTGGCTGCCCGGGTCTCGCTCGCGGGCGCGCTGGCGTATCTGCTCGTGCCGCTCGTCCTCGCCCGTGACGCCGGCGCGTGGCGCCGTAGTCTCGAGCGGATCGGTTGGCGCCTACCTTGCGCACCGCGCGCCATCCTCCTGGGAACGGCGGCGGGGACCTTCCTCGGGCTTCACCTGCTCATCGCCGCTTCGCTGACGCTGGGGTACGCGGTCTCCGTGCCCGACGGAGGCCGCTACCTGACGGCGCTCGCCTACGACGTCGGGGTCAATGCGCTCACGGCCGAGTGGCTCTTCCGCGGCGCGATCTTCTCGGCGCTTTGGCGGCGGTGGAGCTTCTGGCCCGCCGCCGTGGTCTCTACCGCGTGCGCGCTTGTGCGCTATCTCCTCGACCCCGCGCTGCCTCAGGCGATCGAGGCCATGGCCGGCGCGACCTTCTACCTGTCGCTTCTGGGTCTCGCCTGCTGCGCGCTACGCGCGTGGAGCGGCAGCCTCGTGCCCGGCTACTTCGCCACGGTCGCCTTCTTCGCCGCCTACCGGACGCTCTTCGTGTGA
- a CDS encoding ATP-binding protein, producing the protein MIAGPLALVALIAAAIVAVAGDDGSPLRHLYLLPALWAAWARGAHGGALVGLLAGFLQAPLIFPLIERAGLSRPVVDGLVSLTIPLAMGLTVGRLVDQSRGRGAQLRALLEIQRSLAVETAFGARLAQVAALTRRALGVDRVRLLLDAGDGAPLTASAPDASQPADSPSSGSATPCRRLVLPLDAGDGPVGTLAIERNGDLGVATRGAAQALALHVALAVENARLTERQRRFAEELEGKVARATQRLREIDQAKSEFLSEVSHELRTPLTALQGFSELLLARDVPPDRARRYLHHVQTESQRLGRIVADLLDLSRIESGRGLSLRREPFDLRELVECNVEVFACQHALHRFDLSVAASLPPLCADRDAVDRMLKNLLSNAVKYSPRGGRVLVQARPAADRPGLVELAVEDDGVGIPAEALPRIFEPYVRIAHPETSAAPGLGLGLSLVRALAHAHGGLVEVESLPGKGSRFRVLLPA; encoded by the coding sequence GTGATCGCGGGTCCGCTCGCGCTGGTGGCGCTGATCGCTGCGGCCATCGTCGCAGTGGCAGGCGACGACGGATCGCCGCTGCGCCACCTCTATCTGCTTCCGGCGCTCTGGGCCGCATGGGCCCGAGGCGCTCACGGCGGCGCGCTGGTCGGGCTCCTGGCCGGGTTCCTCCAGGCGCCCTTGATCTTTCCCCTGATCGAGCGGGCCGGCCTGTCGAGACCCGTGGTAGACGGTCTCGTCTCGCTCACCATCCCGCTCGCGATGGGGCTGACCGTGGGCCGGCTGGTCGATCAATCGCGCGGCCGCGGGGCCCAGCTCCGCGCCCTCCTCGAGATCCAGCGGAGCCTGGCCGTCGAGACGGCCTTCGGCGCGCGGCTGGCCCAGGTCGCAGCCCTCACGCGTCGGGCCCTCGGCGTGGACAGGGTGAGGCTCCTCCTGGATGCAGGAGACGGCGCCCCGCTGACCGCGAGCGCCCCCGACGCATCGCAGCCCGCGGACAGCCCCTCGAGCGGTTCGGCGACGCCCTGCCGGCGGCTCGTCCTGCCGCTCGACGCAGGAGACGGTCCGGTGGGCACGCTCGCCATCGAGCGAAACGGGGATCTTGGAGTCGCCACCCGCGGCGCCGCGCAGGCGCTGGCGCTCCACGTGGCGCTGGCGGTCGAGAACGCGCGGCTGACGGAGCGCCAGCGGCGATTCGCGGAGGAGCTCGAGGGCAAAGTCGCGCGGGCCACGCAACGGCTGCGCGAGATCGATCAGGCCAAGAGCGAGTTTCTCTCGGAGGTCTCGCACGAGCTTCGCACGCCGCTGACCGCGCTCCAGGGATTCAGCGAGCTGCTCCTCGCCCGCGACGTGCCGCCCGACCGCGCGCGTCGCTATCTCCACCACGTCCAGACCGAGTCGCAGCGCCTTGGGCGCATCGTCGCCGATCTCCTCGACCTCTCCCGCATCGAGTCCGGCCGCGGGCTCTCGCTGCGCCGCGAGCCGTTCGATCTTCGCGAGCTCGTCGAGTGCAATGTCGAGGTCTTCGCGTGCCAGCACGCGCTCCATCGCTTCGACTTGAGCGTGGCCGCGTCGCTGCCGCCGCTCTGCGCCGACCGCGATGCGGTGGACCGGATGCTCAAGAACCTCCTGTCCAATGCCGTCAAGTACTCACCGCGCGGCGGCCGCGTCCTCGTGCAGGCAAGACCCGCGGCGGATCGGCCGGGCCTGGTCGAGCTTGCCGTCGAAGACGATGGTGTCGGCATCCCGGCCGAGGCCCTGCCTCGCATCTTCGAGCCCTACGTGCGGATCGCCCATCCCGAGACGTCGGCGGCCCCCGGGCTTGGCCTCGGGTTGAGTCTCGTTCGGGCCTTGGCCCACGCCCATGGGGGGCTTGTTGAGGTCGAGAGCCTGCCGGGAAAGGGCTCGCGGTTCCGAGTGCTTCTGCCGGCCTGA
- a CDS encoding DUF507 family protein: MARRDEIAGRMAEAVVKRLVTRKLADIKDEPRARDVVRHILSENFLAEEKIEAEVKALLLENAKLIKDSASDYKRLVTLAKTKLSRERGFIL; the protein is encoded by the coding sequence ATGGCTAGGCGTGACGAGATCGCGGGAAGGATGGCGGAGGCCGTCGTGAAGCGGCTGGTCACCCGGAAGCTCGCCGATATCAAGGACGAGCCCCGGGCCCGGGATGTGGTCCGCCACATCCTGTCCGAGAACTTCCTGGCCGAGGAGAAGATCGAGGCCGAGGTCAAGGCCCTGCTCCTCGAAAACGCCAAGCTGATCAAGGACTCTGCCTCCGACTACAAGCGCCTCGTCACCCTGGCCAAGACCAAGCTCTCCCGCGAGCGAGGGTTCATCCTGTGA
- a CDS encoding DUF507 family protein, translating into MSRERLFGLAERILTDLAAVEGVVIRQIADEKVRTHLRTEIFRVLEDEGRLEETVDQEVRKTLGSYSRPAPEGSAEWEVLYNKTRDEVYKRRLRL; encoded by the coding sequence ATGAGCCGCGAGCGTCTCTTCGGCTTGGCCGAGCGCATCCTCACTGACCTCGCGGCCGTCGAGGGCGTCGTCATCCGGCAGATCGCCGACGAAAAGGTCCGCACACACCTGAGGACCGAGATCTTCCGGGTGCTCGAGGACGAGGGCCGCCTCGAGGAGACGGTGGACCAGGAGGTCCGGAAGACGCTCGGCAGCTATTCTCGCCCCGCCCCTGAAGGCAGCGCCGAGTGGGAGGTGCTGTACAACAAGACGCGCGACGAGGTGTACAAGCGGAGGCTCAGGCTGTGA
- a CDS encoding UbiX family flavin prenyltransferase, with the protein MKRIVVGLSGASGAIYGIRFLELLRALPDVETHLVVSEAAKRTIVEETDWAVKDVEALATRRYDNKDIGAAIASGSFKTDGMVIVPCSVKAAASVAHCLADNLLTRAADVTLKEGRPLILVVRETPLHLGHLRVLTALAEMGAVILPPMPAFYNRPKQIEDLVDHTLARVLDRLGLPQQLVTEWQGTNRRIDPPQRG; encoded by the coding sequence GTGAAGCGCATAGTGGTCGGGCTCTCGGGCGCCTCCGGTGCGATCTACGGCATCCGCTTCCTCGAGCTACTGCGCGCGCTGCCCGACGTGGAGACGCATCTGGTCGTGTCCGAAGCCGCCAAGCGCACCATCGTGGAGGAGACCGACTGGGCGGTGAAGGACGTCGAGGCTCTGGCCACGCGCCGCTACGACAACAAGGACATCGGCGCGGCCATTGCCTCGGGCTCATTCAAGACCGACGGCATGGTCATCGTGCCGTGCAGCGTCAAAGCGGCGGCCTCCGTTGCCCACTGCTTAGCAGACAACCTGCTGACGCGCGCGGCGGACGTGACGCTCAAGGAGGGGCGCCCGCTCATCCTGGTGGTGCGCGAGACGCCGCTTCACCTGGGCCACTTGCGCGTTCTGACGGCGCTCGCGGAGATGGGGGCGGTCATCTTGCCGCCCATGCCCGCCTTCTACAACCGGCCCAAGCAGATCGAGGACCTCGTGGATCACACGCTGGCGCGCGTCCTCGACAGGCTCGGCCTGCCACAGCAACTGGTCACGGAGTGGCAGGGTACCAACCGGCGCATCGACCCGCCGCAGCGCGGGTGA